The genomic region TGCTGTCGCGCTTCGTGGACATGCTCGGGGTGCGCACCTTCTCGGCCGGCGGGGACGACGAGCAGGACGAGGAGGATCCGGTCATCTCCGCATTCCGGCGCCACGTCACCGTGCCGCTGGTGAGCATGGAGTCCGCGCGGGAGCACCCCTGCCAGGGGCTCGCGGACGTGCTCACGCTGCGCGAGAACTTCGGCTCCACGAAGAAGCTGCCGGTGACGCTCACCTGGGCCCCCCACATCAAGCCGCTGCCCAAGGCGGTGCCCAACTCCTTCCTGCTCACCGCCGCGGCGGCCGGCTGCGAGGTGCGCGTGGCGCATCCTCCCGGCTTCGAGCTGCACCCGGCGGTGCGCGCCGAGGCCGAGGCCTACGCCAAGGCCACCGGCGGCAGCGTCACCTACACGCATGACCAGAACGAGGCCCTGGCGGGCAGCCGCGCCGTCTACGCCAAGTCCTGGGGCCCGGCCACGCGCTCGGCGCACACCGCCGGGGACGTGTCCGCGCTGCTCGCCTCCCACGCGGACTGGATGCCCACGCGCCGCACCCTGTCGCGCGCCGCTGCGGACGCCCTGTTCCTCCACTGCCTGCCCGTGCGCCGCAACGTCGAGGTCGCCGACGAGGTGCTGGACCACCCGTCCAGCCGCGTCATCGACGAGGCGGAGAACCGCTTCCACGTCCAGCGCTCCATCCTCTCCTGGCTGCTGTCGGCCTGAGGCCGTCCGAGGTCCGCCATGCCCTTCTCTCCCGATCCCTACTCCGCGCTGCGCTCCGCCGCCCGCTACGTCCGGCAGTTCCGCCGGAAGACCTTCGTGGTGCTGCTCGACGGCCCCGTCATCGGGGATCCGAAGCTGCGCCGGGCGGCCTGCGAGCAGATCGGCCTCCTGTGGGCCTTCTCCATCCAGCCCGTGGTGGTGCACAGCTCGAGCCCCGAGCTGGACACCCCGTTCGACACGGGCTCACCCCTCACCGGCCGGCTGCGCACGGACCTGCTCACGGACCTTCAGGCCGCGGGCGTGCCGTGCGTGGGCCTGAGCGGCGTGGACGCGGGCCTGCTCAAGGCCCGGCCAGTGAACGCCGGCACGAGCGGTGACATCGAGTCGGTGGACACGCGCTTGCTCCAGCACCTGCGCTCGGGCGAGTACGTGCCCGTGGTGGCGCCCCTCGCGGGCGACCCGACGGGCGCCGTGCACAACGCCAGCGCGGACACGGTGGCGGCCCTGCTCGCGGTGGCCCTGGGCGCCGAGAAGCTCTTCTTCCTGCTCACCACACCGGGCCTGCTGCGCGACGCGTCCAACCCCAACTCCATCATCCCCCTGGCCTCGCTGCAGGAGCTGGTGGGGCTGGAGAAGGAAGGCCAGCTCTCCGGCAGCCTCAAGCCCAAGGCCCACGCCATCCGTCACGCCCTGGAGGGCGGCGTCGGCAGCGTGCACCTGGTGAGCGGCACCCTGCCGGATGCGCTCCTGGAGGAGGTCTTCACCAACGAGGGCAGCGGCACCATGGTCGTCCGCGAGCCCCCCGCGCGCGGCGCCGGAGGGTCCACGTGACGCCAGCCGCGCTGCTCGAAGCCCTGGTGGCCACCCCCAGCGTCTCGGGGAACGAGGCGGCGATCGCCGGCAAGGTGGCCTCGTGGGCCGAGGGCTGGGGTGCGCGCGTGCAGCGCCAAGGCAACAACGTGTGGTTCTCCGTGGGCCAGGGCCCGCGGCGGCTGCTCGTCAACTCGCACCTGGACACCGTGCCCCCGTGCAGCGGGTGGACGCTGGAGCCCCTGCAGCCCCTGTGGCGCGAGGGGCGCCTCTACGGCCTGGGGAGCAATGACGCCAAGGGCTGCGTGACGGCGATGCTGCTCGCGGCCCGGGAGCTGCTGGCCTCGCCCCAGGCCCTGGACGGCAAGGGCGAGGTGGTCTTCGCGTTCACCGCCGAGGAGGAGACCGGGGGCAAGGGCCTGGGCCCGCTGCTGGGCGAGCTGGGGCCGCTGGATGCCGCCGTGGTGGGCGAGCCCACGGGGCTGAAGCCCTGCACGGCCCAGCGCGGCATGTTGCTCCTGCGCTGCGTGGCCCACGGCACCTCGGGGCACGTGGCGCACGCGCACACCACCCAGACGGAGAACGCCATCCACGTGGCGGCCCGGGACATCGCCGCCCTGGCCGAGCTGCGCTTCCTGCCCCACCCGCTGCTGGGCGAGGCCCGGGCACAAGTCACGCA from Stigmatella erecta harbors:
- a CDS encoding N-acetylornithine carbamoyltransferase, which gives rise to MKHLTHIRDLGPEGVETILAKAAAWKGKPAEPLFLGRILGMVFFNPSLRTRASFESVMLRGSGNAIVLDVGNGVWKLEDRPGAIMNQDRAEHIKEAAPVLSRFVDMLGVRTFSAGGDDEQDEEDPVISAFRRHVTVPLVSMESAREHPCQGLADVLTLRENFGSTKKLPVTLTWAPHIKPLPKAVPNSFLLTAAAAGCEVRVAHPPGFELHPAVRAEAEAYAKATGGSVTYTHDQNEALAGSRAVYAKSWGPATRSAHTAGDVSALLASHADWMPTRRTLSRAAADALFLHCLPVRRNVEVADEVLDHPSSRVIDEAENRFHVQRSILSWLLSA
- a CDS encoding acetylglutamate kinase, with the protein product MPFSPDPYSALRSAARYVRQFRRKTFVVLLDGPVIGDPKLRRAACEQIGLLWAFSIQPVVVHSSSPELDTPFDTGSPLTGRLRTDLLTDLQAAGVPCVGLSGVDAGLLKARPVNAGTSGDIESVDTRLLQHLRSGEYVPVVAPLAGDPTGAVHNASADTVAALLAVALGAEKLFFLLTTPGLLRDASNPNSIIPLASLQELVGLEKEGQLSGSLKPKAHAIRHALEGGVGSVHLVSGTLPDALLEEVFTNEGSGTMVVREPPARGAGGST
- a CDS encoding M20/M25/M40 family metallo-hydrolase, with the protein product MTPAALLEALVATPSVSGNEAAIAGKVASWAEGWGARVQRQGNNVWFSVGQGPRRLLVNSHLDTVPPCSGWTLEPLQPLWREGRLYGLGSNDAKGCVTAMLLAARELLASPQALDGKGEVVFAFTAEEETGGKGLGPLLGELGPLDAAVVGEPTGLKPCTAQRGMLLLRCVAHGTSGHVAHAHTTQTENAIHVAARDIAALAELRFLPHPLLGEARAQVTQIQGGLARNQVPDRCEFFVDLRTTPGMDHAAIALQIGRTLKSEVTVHSARYLPKGTAPGEPIVRAALAASGQAPVGSSTTSDWAFLGDLPAVKVGPGDTLRSHRPDEHLALVELEAGVSFYQKLIRGYFEEVAGG